A single Triticum dicoccoides isolate Atlit2015 ecotype Zavitan chromosome 2A, WEW_v2.0, whole genome shotgun sequence DNA region contains:
- the LOC119354101 gene encoding obtusifoliol 14-alpha demethylase-like, whose protein sequence is MARRRPMLSQTTKLSPSPPPMAAEAPLLGILPVLLAKGPLQVIRDAHTEMGSVFTVRLLHRKVTFLVGPDVSSHFYQGLDLEISQDEVSQFTIPTFGPGVAFDVDFATRPEQFRFFGDAMKPAKLRTYAGLMVREVEEYFARWGQSGTVDLKQELEHLVTLVASRCLFGEEVRAKMLGEVATHLRELNDGMRLVTILFPHLPIPAHRRRDRARARLGEIFSGVVSSRKASYPDCGPDDMLQCLIDSRYKDGRATTETEVVGMLVVSALFAGQHTSSSTSTWTGARLLARANSEHLRAAVREQERVVARHGDRVDYEVLQEMDTLHRCVKEVLRLHPPAMLLLRHARRSFTVRTREDDEYEVPEGRTVASPLVLHNRLLYVYMDPERYEPDRFGPGRGEDVAGGAFSYTAFGGGRHACVGEAFAYMQIKVIWTAPWSHLLRNFEMEMMSPFPGTDWNVVMPGPKRKAMVRYSRRRMSAAA, encoded by the exons ATGGCCCGACGACGACCGATGTTGTCCCAAACAACGAAGCTATCGCCTTCTCCACCGCCCATGGCCGCAGAGGCTCCCCTTCTTGGGATTCTCCCGGTGCTTCTCGCCAAGGGCCCGCTGCAAGTGATCCGCGACGCCCACACGGAGATGGGGAGCGTGTTCACGGTGAGACTGTTGCATCGCAAGGTGACCTTTCTGGTTGGGCCAGACGTGTCGAGCCATTTCTACCAAGGGCTAGACTTGGAGATTAGCCAAGACGAGGTCTCCCAGTTCACCATTCCGACTTTCGGCCCCGGCGTTGCCTTCGACGTGGACTTCGCTACTCGCCCCGAGCAGTTCCGCTTCTTTGGTGACGCCATGAAGCCGGCCAAGCTCAGGACATACGCCGGACTGATGGTGCGCGAAGTCGAG GAGTACTTTGCGAGGTGGGGACAGTCCGGCACGGTTGACTTGAAGCAGGAGCTAGAGCACCTCGTCACGCTCGTAGCCAGCCGGTGCTTGTTCGGGGAGGAGGTCCGGGCCAAGATGCTCGGCGAGGTCGCAACGCACCTCCGTGAGCTCAACGACGGCATGCGCCTCGTCACCATCCTGTTCCCGCACCTGCCCATCCCGGCGCACCGCAGACGCGACAGGGCGCGCGCTAGGCTCGGCGAGATATTCTCCGGCGTCGTCAGCTCTCGCAAAGCAAGCTACCCTGACTGcggccccgacgacatgctgcagtGCCTGATTGATTCCAGGTACAAAGACGGCCGCGCCACGACCGAGACGGAGGTCGTCGGGATGCTGGTGGTCTCGGCGCTGTTCGCGGGGCAGCACACGAGCTCCAGCACGAGCACGTGGACCGGAGCGCGCCTCCTCGCGCGCGCCAACTCCGAGCACCTGCGCGCCGCCGTCCGGGAGCAGGAGCGGGTCGTGGCGCGGCACGGGGACCGCGTGGACTACGAGGTCCTGCAGGAGATGGACACCCTCCACCGCTGCGTCAAGGAGGTTCTGCGGCTCCACCCGCCGGCGATGCTGCTGCTGCGCCACGCGCGCCGGAGCTTCACCGTGCGGACCAGGGAGGACGATGAGTACGAGGTCCCGGAGGGGCGTACCGTCGCGAGCCCGCTGGTGCTCCACAACCGTCTCTTATACGTGTACATGGACCCGGAGAGGTACGAGCCGGACCGGTTCGGCCCGGGCAGAGGGGAGGATGTGGCCGGCGGAGCGTTCTCGTACACGGCGTTCGGTGGCGGGCGGCACGCCTGCGTTGGTGAGGCGTTCGCGTACATGCAGATCAAGGTAATATGGACGGC